The following are from one region of the Bacillota bacterium genome:
- a CDS encoding YebC/PmpR family DNA-binding transcriptional regulator, giving the protein MSGHSKWANIKHKKAKADAMRGRVFTRVAREIIVAARQGGGDPEANFRLRMAIQKARDVNMPNESIVRAIKRGTGEGGEGSNYEELTYEGYGPGGVAVLLDVMTDNKNRTASDIRYIFSKHGGNLGEAGCVAWMFEKRGLITMNRSDTSLSEDDLMNYAVEAGAEDFKADEETVEIITNYEDLESVREFLASKGLKLATAEVTMVPKTTIPVSGKEARQVLELVESLEDHDDVQQVYANFDIPEELMEQLAEA; this is encoded by the coding sequence ATGTCTGGCCATTCCAAATGGGCGAACATCAAACATAAAAAAGCCAAGGCCGATGCGATGAGGGGAAGGGTTTTCACCCGAGTTGCGCGGGAAATCATTGTGGCAGCCCGGCAGGGTGGCGGGGACCCCGAGGCAAATTTCCGCCTGCGCATGGCTATTCAAAAAGCCCGGGATGTCAATATGCCCAACGAAAGCATAGTCCGGGCCATCAAGCGGGGCACTGGCGAGGGTGGCGAGGGCTCCAATTATGAAGAACTGACTTACGAGGGCTACGGCCCTGGCGGCGTTGCCGTGCTTCTCGATGTCATGACGGATAACAAGAACAGGACTGCCTCGGATATCCGGTATATTTTCTCAAAGCATGGTGGCAACCTGGGAGAGGCTGGGTGCGTTGCTTGGATGTTCGAAAAACGCGGACTTATAACCATGAATCGGAGCGATACTAGTCTCAGCGAGGATGACCTGATGAACTATGCCGTCGAGGCCGGCGCCGAGGATTTCAAGGCCGATGAGGAGACCGTGGAGATAATCACGAATTATGAGGATCTCGAGAGCGTCAGGGAATTCCTGGCCTCCAAGGGCCTCAAGCTGGCCACAGCCGAGGTGACGATGGTCCCCAAGACCACCATCCCCGTTTCAGGCAAGGAGGCCCGCCAGGTCCTCGAGCTTGTCGAGTCACTCGAGGATCATGATGACGTCCAGCAGGTTTACGCGAATTTTGATATTCCCGAGGAGCTCATGGAGCAGCTGGCTGAGGCCTGA
- a CDS encoding PrsW family intramembrane metalloprotease, which yields MIETKVGLIPLLIVSFLPGLFWVGFFYRKDRFEPEPKNLVIRTFLYGALAVFPAAMIETPFRPLLRIGQLNLILLLPVTILVVGLVEEGLKLLATWVSIYDSPDFNEVMDGIIYSVSSGLGFAALENLLYAGAFGMAVGLVRAVITCLAHASFSGIAGYYLGRARFDPDRAQRFILKGLGLAVVFHGVYDFLILGGILPPSFAVVMVAGVYLYLSRKLALAENLSPFKK from the coding sequence ATGATTGAAACGAAGGTTGGTCTGATCCCGCTCCTAATCGTCTCATTCCTGCCCGGCCTTTTCTGGGTCGGCTTCTTTTACAGGAAAGATAGGTTCGAGCCCGAACCCAAGAATCTCGTAATACGGACGTTCCTCTACGGCGCCCTCGCCGTCTTCCCCGCGGCCATGATCGAAACACCATTCCGGCCCCTACTCCGTATCGGCCAGCTCAACCTCATCCTGCTCCTGCCGGTGACCATTCTCGTGGTCGGGCTTGTAGAGGAAGGGCTGAAGCTCCTCGCAACCTGGGTCTCGATCTACGACTCACCGGATTTCAATGAGGTCATGGATGGTATAATCTACTCTGTCTCCAGCGGGCTGGGGTTCGCCGCCCTGGAGAATCTCCTCTACGCCGGGGCGTTTGGCATGGCTGTCGGCCTCGTAAGAGCGGTCATAACCTGCCTTGCCCACGCGTCCTTTTCCGGCATAGCCGGTTATTATCTCGGGAGGGCCAGGTTCGATCCTGACAGGGCACAGCGTTTTATCCTGAAGGGCCTCGGCCTCGCTGTGGTTTTTCACGGCGTCTATGATTTCCTCATTCTAGGTGGCATCCTCCCCCCATCCTTCGCAGTGGTGATGGTAGCCGGCGTATATCTCTATCTCTCCAGGAAGCTTGCTCTGGCAGAGAATCTCTCGCCATTCAAGAAATAG
- the recO gene encoding DNA repair protein RecO → MSLYKTEGIVLRNRDLGEADRIVTIYTRERGKVRGVAKGARRPRSRFVGSTLVFTYADFLIFKGRGLDNISQVAIIEPFSRLRSDLALMAYASYMAELVDISTEEEEKNDDIFPLLLTAFRVLPELPDPEMLRFAFEMRLMTCLGYKPVLDRCARCGGVLEAAELAFGAAAGGALCLECAGAPGGGAVRVSRGAVELLKRILNHDLKRIGQLKASVEAKRQLDAALKSHIDYHLGRALKSREFLEMVRHTGRATS, encoded by the coding sequence ATGTCCTTATACAAGACGGAAGGGATCGTCTTAAGAAACAGGGATCTGGGCGAGGCCGACAGGATTGTGACCATCTATACCCGGGAGCGCGGAAAGGTGAGGGGCGTCGCGAAAGGCGCCAGGCGCCCCAGGAGCAGGTTCGTCGGGTCCACGCTCGTTTTTACTTACGCTGATTTCCTCATATTCAAGGGCAGGGGCCTTGACAATATCAGCCAGGTGGCCATTATCGAACCCTTCTCGCGGCTTCGCTCCGACCTTGCGCTTATGGCGTATGCCAGTTACATGGCGGAGCTCGTTGACATCTCCACAGAGGAGGAAGAAAAGAACGATGACATTTTTCCCCTGCTCCTGACGGCTTTTCGGGTCCTCCCTGAGCTCCCGGACCCTGAAATGTTGCGTTTCGCGTTTGAGATGCGGCTCATGACCTGCCTGGGGTATAAACCGGTCCTGGACCGGTGCGCCAGGTGCGGTGGGGTCCTGGAGGCGGCGGAGCTTGCTTTTGGGGCTGCGGCCGGCGGTGCCCTGTGCCTCGAATGTGCCGGGGCGCCGGGTGGCGGAGCAGTCAGGGTGTCCAGGGGGGCGGTGGAGCTCTTAAAGCGGATTTTGAATCATGATCTAAAGCGGATCGGGCAGCTCAAGGCCTCAGTTGAGGCAAAGCGCCAGCTCGATGCAGCGCTCAAGTCCCATATTGATTACCATCTCGGCAGGGCGCTCAAGTCTCGTGAGTTCCTTGAGATGGTGAGGCATACTGGGCGCGCGACAAGCTAA
- a CDS encoding glycine--tRNA ligase subunit beta yields MFPKRDAVLEIGAEEMPARFMPDALRSLRELGERFLGIERVEYEDVKTYGTPRRLVLYITGVSGRQKELVREARGPARRVAFSEDGRPTRAAEGFARSQGVSVGDLAIRTDEKGEYVWAVRHEEGGPVGAALAAAFPGIIGDMSFPKSMRWGDREFRFVRPIRWILALWGDDPVEFDVDGIASGRTTFGHRFFGGDGPVAVGAAEDYIALLREGFCIVDQEERMRSIRNQVDALAAQKGGRALVDDELLSEVTYLVEYPTAFLGGFDPRYLSLPRDVLITTMKEHQRYFPVFGQDGQLMAAFIGVRDGTGQNLDIVRRGNERVLCARLSDAEFFFDEDRKVPLERQVEKLKGIMFHERLGTMFDKTQRLVRLAGWLCGALGAGDDVSRVAERAAFLAKADLPTNMVKEFTELQGTMGREYAILSGESDDVARAIFEHYLPRYAGDLLPESPAGSIVALADKMDTLAGFFRIGIQPTGSEDPYALRRMGSGLVEILAGAGLVLSLRGFASRAFEQFDAHFGASVDPAAARDLMAFLEQRVRGLLASRNIRYDIIDAVVAAGFDDVLSCVKRAQAFTSVVGTQAFELVVTGFTRARNIAGERGPGPVDTGLLIEPAERALFGEYQRIRQEVDNALLREDYEGALNAFATLAGPIDRFFKEVLVMARDEAVRENRLALLALIADIMRGIGDLSKIVIPSEGNQKFLSNKI; encoded by the coding sequence ATGTTTCCAAAGAGGGATGCTGTCTTGGAGATTGGTGCAGAGGAGATGCCTGCACGCTTTATGCCCGACGCGCTCAGGTCTTTGAGGGAGCTTGGGGAGAGGTTTCTGGGCATAGAGAGGGTTGAATACGAAGATGTCAAGACCTATGGGACCCCGCGGCGCCTCGTTCTTTATATAACGGGCGTGAGCGGGAGGCAAAAGGAGCTGGTCCGGGAGGCCAGGGGCCCGGCCAGGCGGGTCGCGTTCTCTGAAGATGGCCGGCCCACCAGGGCTGCAGAGGGTTTTGCCAGGTCCCAGGGCGTTTCTGTCGGGGATCTCGCCATCCGGACCGACGAGAAGGGCGAGTACGTGTGGGCGGTCAGGCACGAGGAGGGTGGGCCCGTAGGGGCGGCGCTTGCGGCCGCATTTCCGGGGATCATAGGCGATATGAGCTTCCCCAAATCCATGAGATGGGGTGACAGGGAGTTCAGGTTTGTGCGGCCTATAAGGTGGATCCTGGCGCTCTGGGGCGATGACCCGGTTGAGTTTGATGTGGATGGCATAGCCTCAGGACGCACGACCTTTGGGCACCGGTTCTTTGGCGGAGATGGCCCGGTCGCAGTTGGGGCGGCGGAGGATTATATCGCCCTGTTGCGGGAGGGCTTCTGTATCGTCGACCAGGAGGAGCGGATGCGGTCCATACGGAACCAGGTTGATGCGCTGGCGGCTCAGAAGGGTGGTCGGGCCCTGGTAGATGACGAGTTGCTGTCCGAGGTCACATATCTCGTGGAATATCCCACCGCATTCCTGGGGGGCTTCGACCCGAGGTACCTTTCCTTGCCGCGCGATGTCTTGATTACCACAATGAAGGAGCACCAGAGGTATTTCCCGGTATTTGGCCAGGACGGCCAGCTCATGGCGGCTTTCATAGGGGTGAGGGATGGCACCGGTCAAAACCTCGATATCGTCCGCCGCGGCAACGAGCGCGTGTTGTGCGCCAGGCTCTCTGATGCTGAATTCTTCTTCGACGAGGATCGCAAGGTTCCCCTCGAGCGCCAGGTAGAAAAGCTCAAGGGCATAATGTTTCATGAGCGCCTCGGCACGATGTTTGATAAGACGCAAAGGCTTGTCAGGCTTGCAGGATGGCTCTGCGGGGCTCTAGGCGCGGGCGATGACGTCTCGCGCGTGGCGGAGCGGGCCGCGTTTCTCGCCAAGGCGGACCTCCCGACGAATATGGTAAAGGAGTTCACGGAGCTCCAGGGCACCATGGGGAGGGAATATGCCATCCTATCCGGGGAGAGCGACGACGTGGCGAGGGCCATTTTCGAGCATTACCTTCCGCGATATGCAGGCGACCTCCTGCCGGAGAGCCCGGCAGGCAGCATCGTCGCCCTTGCGGACAAAATGGATACCCTGGCGGGCTTTTTCAGGATCGGCATCCAGCCCACGGGGTCAGAGGACCCTTATGCCCTCAGGCGAATGGGATCGGGCCTTGTTGAGATCTTAGCCGGCGCGGGCCTGGTGTTATCGCTCAGGGGGTTCGCATCAAGGGCGTTTGAACAATTTGATGCGCACTTTGGCGCGTCCGTCGACCCTGCAGCCGCCCGCGACTTGATGGCCTTCCTCGAGCAGAGGGTAAGGGGGCTGCTTGCTTCGCGCAATATAAGATACGACATTATAGATGCCGTGGTCGCCGCCGGATTTGATGACGTGCTATCCTGCGTGAAGCGCGCCCAGGCCTTTACCAGCGTTGTTGGGACACAAGCATTTGAGCTCGTGGTTACGGGCTTCACGCGCGCCAGGAACATCGCCGGTGAGCGCGGGCCGGGGCCCGTCGATACAGGGCTCCTGATCGAGCCGGCAGAGCGGGCGTTATTTGGTGAATACCAGAGGATCCGCCAGGAGGTGGATAATGCCCTCCTTAGAGAGGATTATGAAGGGGCGCTCAACGCCTTTGCCACCCTCGCGGGCCCTATTGATCGTTTCTTCAAGGAAGTGCTGGTGATGGCCAGGGATGAAGCAGTGAGGGAGAACCGGCTTGCCCTCCTGGCTCTTATCGCAGACATTATGAGGGGCATCGGGGACCTCTCCAAAATAGTAATTCCCTCAGAAGGAAATCAAAAGTTCTTGTCGAACAAAATCTAA
- a CDS encoding DUF4342 domain-containing protein, which produces MNANMDASGGAEITLEKVDCIRERAGLSYEDAVEYLRQAGGDVVQALVLIERDTSAQRTRFLDKGSEVLEAIKDIIHKGNETRIKVRQDDRTLVELPVTAGVIGAVIAPQLAALGAIAALVTRCSISLEGPERGAAGTPAPGNPGGGVDN; this is translated from the coding sequence ATGAACGCGAATATGGATGCGAGCGGAGGTGCGGAAATAACGCTCGAGAAGGTTGATTGTATAAGGGAAAGAGCCGGACTGTCGTATGAGGACGCAGTGGAATACCTGCGCCAGGCGGGTGGAGACGTTGTCCAGGCGCTCGTATTGATTGAGAGGGATACGTCCGCGCAGCGCACCAGGTTCCTCGACAAGGGGTCCGAGGTTCTCGAGGCGATCAAGGACATCATCCACAAAGGCAATGAGACCAGGATCAAGGTGAGGCAGGATGATAGGACCCTGGTGGAGCTCCCGGTCACAGCAGGCGTTATCGGGGCCGTGATCGCCCCCCAGCTCGCCGCCCTCGGCGCCATAGCGGCGCTTGTCACGAGGTGCTCCATCTCCCTCGAGGGACCGGAGCGGGGCGCGGCCGGGACCCCGGCACCCGGGAACCCGGGGGGTGGCGTTGACAACTGA
- a CDS encoding DUF2905 domain-containing protein has protein sequence MGELGPLGRMLIIMGIILAGVGALFLLAGKLPGIGRLPGDIYIRRGNFTFYFPLMTSILVSIILSIILGVLLRR, from the coding sequence ATGGGCGAACTCGGTCCACTTGGGAGGATGCTTATAATCATGGGCATCATCCTCGCCGGGGTGGGCGCGCTTTTCTTGCTTGCAGGCAAGCTGCCGGGGATCGGCCGCCTCCCGGGTGACATATATATTAGAAGGGGTAATTTCACTTTCTACTTCCCCCTCATGACCAGTATTTTAGTAAGCATCATATTATCCATCATCCTTGGGGTGCTGCTGCGCAGGTGA
- the ruvC gene encoding crossover junction endodeoxyribonuclease RuvC translates to MLVIGIDPGTATTGYGVVRNSADRLIAVDYGYIKTPAREKPGARLEEVYLGVRALIDRYRPDAVAVEELFFNRNTKTALAVGQARGVILLAVARSRVELFEYTPLQVKQAIAGYGRADKTQMQRMIKLLLGLTEIPSPDDAADALAIAVCHLHSVRFAATVRTASGTTRSSGGATTIRPIEHSEEIST, encoded by the coding sequence ATGCTTGTTATCGGTATAGATCCTGGCACCGCTACGACGGGCTATGGAGTCGTCCGCAATAGCGCAGACAGGCTCATAGCTGTTGATTATGGGTACATAAAGACCCCGGCCCGGGAGAAGCCGGGGGCCCGGCTCGAGGAGGTGTACCTTGGGGTCCGGGCGCTCATCGACCGGTACAGGCCTGATGCAGTTGCCGTGGAGGAGCTTTTCTTCAACAGGAACACCAAGACGGCCCTCGCCGTTGGGCAGGCGAGGGGGGTCATCTTGCTCGCGGTCGCCCGCTCGCGTGTCGAGCTCTTTGAGTATACGCCCCTCCAGGTAAAACAGGCCATAGCGGGCTACGGCCGGGCTGATAAGACCCAGATGCAGCGGATGATCAAGCTCCTGCTGGGTTTGACTGAGATACCGTCGCCGGATGATGCGGCCGACGCGCTGGCCATTGCCGTATGCCACCTCCACTCGGTGAGATTTGCGGCCACAGTCAGGACGGCAAGCGGGACGACAAGGTCGAGTGGTGGGGCCACAACGATCAGGCCGATCGAGCATAGCGAGGAGATAAGCACATGA
- the groES gene encoding co-chaperone GroES has protein sequence MIKPLEDRVVVKASMQEERTKGGIVLPDTAKERPQEGEVIAVGPGKLLENGQRAPMDVKPGDKVIYAKYGGTEVKIDGEEYLILRQSDILALK, from the coding sequence ATGATAAAGCCGTTAGAGGACAGGGTCGTGGTAAAGGCAAGCATGCAAGAGGAAAGAACCAAGGGCGGTATCGTGTTGCCTGACACAGCCAAGGAGCGTCCCCAGGAGGGTGAGGTGATAGCCGTCGGGCCGGGTAAACTTCTTGAAAACGGCCAGAGGGCTCCTATGGATGTGAAACCTGGAGATAAGGTGATCTACGCCAAATACGGCGGCACCGAGGTCAAGATCGATGGGGAGGAGTACCTGATCCTCAGACAAAGCGACATCCTCGCCCTAAAGTAA
- the ruvA gene encoding Holliday junction branch migration protein RuvA yields the protein MIASIKGKLAYAGTDFAVVDVGGIGFHVNLPLRVRQSLPAVGEDISLCTHMLVREDDISLYGFRSPEEREFFLRLLSVSGVGPKVALAVISAMAFPAFRAAVLSEDIQALTRISGVGNKLARRLVVELKDKLSRGAGADREAAILDAGDSGPEGDAIRALMGLGYTSAEAARAVSEAKSGLAGGGEAIETVEAGGGPGTGALSAEVLIKEALKAIARKK from the coding sequence ATGATAGCGTCCATCAAGGGGAAACTGGCGTATGCCGGGACGGACTTCGCTGTTGTAGATGTTGGCGGCATAGGCTTTCATGTCAACCTGCCGCTTCGGGTGCGCCAGTCCCTCCCGGCGGTAGGGGAGGATATCTCCCTGTGCACCCACATGCTTGTGCGTGAGGATGACATAAGCCTTTACGGATTCCGCAGCCCCGAGGAGAGGGAATTCTTCCTGCGGCTCTTGTCAGTGAGCGGGGTGGGTCCCAAGGTTGCGCTGGCCGTCATTTCCGCGATGGCTTTCCCGGCGTTTCGAGCTGCCGTTTTGAGCGAGGATATCCAGGCTCTTACCAGGATCTCCGGCGTTGGGAATAAGCTTGCGCGCAGGCTCGTCGTTGAATTGAAGGATAAGTTGAGCCGGGGAGCCGGTGCTGATAGAGAGGCGGCCATTCTCGATGCGGGTGACAGCGGGCCGGAGGGGGATGCCATCCGCGCCCTGATGGGCCTTGGGTATACCTCCGCAGAGGCGGCCAGGGCTGTTTCCGAGGCGAAATCGGGGCTCGCAGGCGGTGGAGAGGCAATCGAGACAGTCGAGGCAGGCGGCGGGCCGGGCACTGGGGCCTTGAGCGCCGAGGTCTTGATAAAGGAGGCGTTGAAGGCTATTGCCAGGAAGAAGTAA
- the ruvB gene encoding Holliday junction branch migration DNA helicase RuvB, with protein MSQDRIVSRSQPRDRLVSNEAQEDDLALDVGLRPRRLTDYIGQEKVRENLSIFIRAARERKEALDHVLLYGPPGLGKTTLAYIIANELGVDIKTTSGPAIERPGDIAAILTNLAPGDVLFIDEIHRLNRTVEEVLYPAMEDFSLDIMIGKGPSARSIRIDLPRFTLVGATTRAGLLTSPLRDRFGVIHRLEFYKARDLRKIVERSAHILNIEMEPQASEEIARRSRGTPRVAIRLLKRVRDYAQIKAGGVITREVACAALDMFEIDELGLDKIDRTLLLTVIEKFGGGPVGIDTIAAAIGEERDTIEDLYEPYLLQLGYIDRTPRGRAATRLAYNHFGLEYPGELGAGAAAAAAGPGEDGQDTR; from the coding sequence ATGTCGCAGGACAGAATCGTTTCCAGGAGCCAGCCACGCGACAGGCTCGTCTCGAATGAGGCGCAGGAGGACGACCTTGCGTTGGATGTGGGCCTTCGCCCGAGGCGGCTCACCGACTATATAGGGCAGGAAAAAGTGAGGGAAAATCTTAGTATATTTATACGGGCGGCGAGGGAGCGAAAGGAAGCGCTGGACCACGTCCTTCTCTATGGGCCGCCCGGGCTTGGCAAGACAACGCTTGCTTATATCATCGCTAACGAGCTTGGGGTTGATATAAAGACGACATCAGGGCCGGCGATCGAGCGGCCAGGCGATATCGCGGCCATACTGACCAACCTGGCCCCCGGAGATGTGCTCTTCATTGACGAGATACACCGCCTCAACAGGACTGTTGAGGAGGTTCTCTATCCCGCGATGGAGGATTTTTCGCTGGATATCATGATAGGCAAGGGACCGAGCGCACGCTCCATTCGTATCGACCTCCCCAGGTTTACGCTTGTCGGAGCCACGACCCGGGCCGGGCTCCTCACGTCGCCGCTGCGTGACAGATTCGGGGTTATACACAGGCTGGAATTCTACAAGGCGAGGGACCTCCGGAAGATCGTCGAGCGCTCGGCGCATATTTTGAATATAGAGATGGAACCGCAGGCGTCGGAGGAGATTGCGCGAAGGTCCAGGGGCACGCCCAGGGTGGCCATACGCCTCCTCAAGCGGGTACGGGACTATGCCCAGATCAAGGCCGGGGGCGTCATAACTCGCGAGGTTGCCTGCGCCGCCCTGGATATGTTCGAAATTGATGAGCTTGGCCTTGACAAGATCGACAGGACCTTGCTCCTGACTGTGATAGAGAAGTTTGGGGGAGGGCCCGTCGGGATTGATACCATAGCGGCCGCCATCGGAGAGGAAAGGGATACTATCGAGGATCTCTACGAGCCCTATCTCCTCCAGTTGGGATACATCGATAGGACCCCCCGCGGCAGGGCTGCGACCAGGCTCGCATATAATCATTTCGGCCTGGAATATCCGGGTGAGCTTGGAGCGGGCGCGGCTGCGGCTGCAGCCGGGCCAGGGGAGGACGGGCAGGATACCAGATAG
- the glyQ gene encoding glycine--tRNA ligase subunit alpha: MTFQDIIMALQGFWAKNGCVIAQPYDVEVGAGTMAPQTFLRALGPEPWRVAYVQPSRRPADGRYGENPNRLFQHHQYQVILKPSPDDVQDLYLESLKSLGIHPREHDIRFVEDNWESPTLGAWGTGWEVWLDGMEITQFTYFQQVGGIDVKPVSAEITYGLERLAMYIQNVDNVFNVAWVQGVSYGEVYHQFEFEHSKYGFEVADVDRLLLFFNSYEDEARQALAGGLVLPAYDYVLKCSHVFNLLDARGALSVAERTGYIGRVRALARTCAQAYVAERERLGYPLLARAS; encoded by the coding sequence GTGACATTTCAGGATATCATAATGGCCCTCCAGGGGTTTTGGGCCAAAAACGGCTGCGTAATCGCCCAGCCATATGACGTGGAGGTCGGCGCGGGGACCATGGCGCCCCAGACCTTCCTGAGGGCCCTGGGACCGGAGCCGTGGCGGGTCGCTTATGTGCAGCCTTCGCGGCGCCCTGCGGATGGCCGCTATGGAGAGAATCCTAACAGGCTGTTTCAACACCACCAGTACCAGGTTATCCTGAAGCCATCACCTGATGATGTCCAGGATCTCTACCTGGAGAGCTTGAAGTCGCTGGGGATTCACCCGCGGGAGCATGATATACGGTTTGTGGAGGATAACTGGGAATCTCCAACGCTGGGGGCGTGGGGCACGGGCTGGGAAGTCTGGCTCGACGGGATGGAGATAACCCAGTTTACATATTTTCAACAGGTCGGCGGCATCGACGTAAAGCCCGTCTCGGCAGAGATAACTTACGGCCTCGAGCGCCTGGCCATGTATATTCAGAATGTCGATAACGTATTCAATGTTGCCTGGGTGCAGGGAGTTAGTTATGGTGAGGTCTACCACCAGTTCGAGTTCGAGCATTCGAAGTACGGATTTGAGGTCGCAGATGTAGACAGGCTCCTGCTTTTCTTCAATTCTTACGAGGATGAGGCCAGGCAGGCGCTGGCGGGAGGGCTCGTCCTGCCGGCCTACGACTATGTACTGAAATGCTCCCATGTATTTAACCTGTTGGATGCCCGCGGGGCGCTGAGCGTTGCGGAGCGGACAGGCTATATCGGCAGGGTGCGGGCGCTTGCCAGGACGTGCGCCCAGGCTTATGTGGCCGAGAGGGAGAGGCTCGGCTATCCGCTGCTGGCCAGGGCTTCATGA